Genomic window (Geotrypetes seraphini chromosome 6, aGeoSer1.1, whole genome shotgun sequence):
cagagcaaatggaagatgcagagagaagagagatagtggatggaaggaattgaatgagaacatgaggaaagcagaaaccaggcaacaaaggtaggaaaaaaattatatttcttttttttttgctttaggataaagtagtatattagttgtgttgataaaaatttataaacattagaggctctggtagaaacccgtttacccaattaatatttccaaatttgcttatttgtaaatgggtttctaccagagcctttaattcagtagcataattaaatgaaataactatttctgtagtttatagggacgggtggggatggaggggattcctcgcggggatgggtggggacagagggattcctcgtggggtcgggtgggattcctcacggggacaggtgggactttggcggggatgggtgggatttctgtccccgcgcaactctagtCCAAGAGACACAGGGCACTTGAGGTGTATGAGAGAGATGGACAGAGGGCATAGGGAGGGATGTCAGCAAGAAAGGCAGAGagcacatgggggagggggagtcagagagaaggacagagtggctgagggcaggtgggatgtgtaTGTGAGAACTTGCCCAAAGTGACCAATCATATTTCAtgtttcattttcccagagaaTAGATGAAACTGTATTGGTCACAAATGGCAACTTTTGTTGAGGTCTCCTATTCTTATAAATAGGCCCTGTCTTAAGTGTCATTCCTCATTTTCACTCAGTTTGTAAGAATGAAACACCACCTGTCAAGGAGCCAGTTTATATTAGAATGAAATATAACAGATCATGACAAGTATGCCTTGGTCTGTATTCTAGTTTCAATTACCTACAGTTGTTATGTATGTTGCCTAGTTATTTACTATTTAACAATAAAATGTCCATGGGGAAAAGAATACAGAAGGGCATTGCTTGACATAGGGAATAGACAGAGAGTGATGCTGGATGCATGGGATACaaagaaaaagggaggggatgggagaggaagagaagaaagGGATGAGGTGCTACACATGGACggaggggaaaagaagaaaaagggagaggatGGTATATAAGGATGGAGGAGGGTGAATGGAagagatggaggagagggaagggaagaaaaatggAGGAGATGGAACATAAGGATGGTGGAGGggcatggaggagaggaaggggacaggaagagaagaaaaagggaggagatggtacataaggatggaggagaggaaagggatgggaagagaagaaaaagggaggagatggAACATAAGGATGGTGGAGGggcatggaggagaggaagggaacaagaagagaagaaaaagggaggagatggtacataaGGATGGAGGAGGGGAATGGAagagatggaggagagaaagggacgGGAAGAGATGATACATATCAATGGAGGAGGGAGAAGGGacgagagggaggagatgctgtTCAAGAATAGAttggaagggaagagatggaaaagtagatttgagATGAattcagaaaaatggaagaaactgAGTATGAAAAAAATAGTGCCAAAGATGGAGGTAGGGCAAAAGGTGAGGCAGGAGAAAAAAGAAACGGcaaatgcagtggcgtagtaagggggaggagggtttgcCCCGGGTGCCTTCTTGTTGGGGGGGCGCTGGTACCCATCCTCTCTGCTCTCGCTCCTTCCCAACTCCCCCAGCCGTGCCCGTGCACCCCTTGTACCTCTCTCATTTTCCCAGCGCAAGCAACATCACAAACTTACTGCCTGAATCTGTTttggctctctctgacatcacttctgggaatATGTGATATTTTAATTTCTGTAGCGCTCAAAGAAGTTTTGTTACACAGAAAAATTATAAGAAGTTTAATGTGCATTGCTGGTGTCATTCGGTTTCATAAATCCATGAATATGAACTGTCAATAGCAGCTATAACAGGAATCTTATTGCAGAAAGGGAAAATTTGGAACATTTGGCTACTTTATAACAATGCCTTGATACATACATTGTTTCATGACTGCTGACACTACTGTACTGTGAAGGTTTTCTAACCTGTAATTTGTAAAATGAAGTTAAGGGTATGTTAATTTATGCCTGTTTAGGTTGTGTGATTTGTTTTGCCTTGTGTTTTATTATCATTATTTGCAGTACCACGTTTAAATTTAATAACAATTTATTGAACCTGAAAAATCCCCACCACTACAAAGTAACCCGCTCGACAAACGCTTTGAGGGGACGGTTAGTCTCGCGATAGAACAAAGGAATGGGCGGGAACGTAAGTTGGTTACATTCCCGGATGTTACGGGCTACAAGCGTTGGGCGGGCATTGCTTACTGACCCGGATGTAGGAGCGCGAAAGCCTTGAGGAACTGTGTGGTGGACGCTGTCTACTCTATTCGTTAATCCCGCCGCTCGGGAACTGTTTGAAAACAGCTAGACTGGGCTCCGCTACGGTCTAAGACTTAACGTTCGAAAAGCGGGCtactgaaagagagagagaaaagcaaacgGTGACCAACAGCTGGTCTCTCCGCCGCTCATAGGCCGCAGCTCGGGAAAAAAGCCACTCCCCTCTCGGCAGTACAGAACACAGAAGAGCCGAGCCTACACGGTGGTGGACTGTGAGGTGACTTAATGCGCCCGGAGCTGCTGTGAGCGCCGGAGCTCGGCTCGGGTACGCGGCGGGCCTCGCGCTGAGTCATTGAACGCCATGCGCCACAGGTTCCGGGAAAGGGCCGCGACGGCGAGTGCGGTTGCGCGCAGCTCGCGCCGCCTGAAGATGGCGCTGACGTCCGACGCGCGCTCGGCTGGGGCGGACGGCTCGTCGAATGCCCTCTCCGCCGGAGAGTCCGCGGAGGAGAGGCAGGACGGCGGGGCCTCCAGCGGCGCCGAAGACCCGAGCTGCTTTTCCGGAAGTGGCGACGGCGAGGCGGAATCACTCTGCGGCCTAGAGCTGGACGAGCTGCTGAGCCAGGGCGGGCAGGGCGACTGGGACGCGGGCTTCGGCGCGCAGTTGACTGGCGACTTGTGGCTGGAGAGCGGCGATGGTCCCTGTCTGAAGGCGGATCGGAGCCACTGCGGCCCGAGCGAGCTCTCCGATCTCCTGCGGCAGCTGATGGGCTGCGGAGTGGCGGCGGAGAGCGGCGAGTTGGCCAGAAGCGCGAAGAGGAGCGGCGGTGTGGGGGCGACGGCGGCCGCCGGAGCCAAAATAAATAAGAACGCGGTGGCCGCCAGACTCAACCGCTTGAAGAAGAAAGAGTACGTGATGGGGCTGGAGACGAGAGTGAACTGTTTGGCGTCGGAGAACCAAGAACTGAAGG
Coding sequences:
- the CREBZF gene encoding CREB/ATF bZIP transcription factor, giving the protein MRHRFRERAATASAVARSSRRLKMALTSDARSAGADGSSNALSAGESAEERQDGGASSGAEDPSCFSGSGDGEAESLCGLELDELLSQGGQGDWDAGFGAQLTGDLWLESGDGPCLKADRSHCGPSELSDLLRQLMGCGVAAESGELARSAKRSGGVGATAAAGAKINKNAVAARLNRLKKKEYVMGLETRVNCLASENQELKDENRQLGRRVKELEEETRYLKAVLANESVLSQLLCRLTGVNGLKLTTSLYREAEESDHDYALPRKRLKAEEETSGGICLHVDKEKVSVEFCASCARNACTSVKIFFFR